The following coding sequences lie in one Arachis hypogaea cultivar Tifrunner chromosome 9, arahy.Tifrunner.gnm2.J5K5, whole genome shotgun sequence genomic window:
- the LOC112710635 gene encoding uncharacterized protein: MRRHSCCYNQKLRKGLWSPEEDEKLLMHITKYGHGCWSSVPKQAGLQRCGKSCRLRWINYLRPDLKRGTFSQEEENLIIELHGVLGNRWSQIAAQLPGRTDNEIKNLWNSCLKKKLRQRGIDPVTHKKIPEAENGSEDNDNRNQEKAAEASSNELNKSDDATPYVLNRASSMSCHHHSDFMSGFPIQMINHASSSSDSNSVNWYSHSSGRPFDINTDFPFNTTSILTPTTATATNLFLPTDSSFLYKPSFSSSSSNSPENISNTTPYGLKEEQYQIHMSIEELEELSSKWDEYYYYLHNPVSMPASSESFCNEMKPDIHYLIPDTPGPIMLPHHNNNNTKFQEPSQMASFFSKDIQKLTAAFGHI; encoded by the exons atgagaaGGCACTCTTGCTGTTACAATCAGAAGCTTCGAAAGGGTCTGTGGTCACCTGAGGAGGATGAGAAACTTCTCATGCATATTACTAAGTATGGTCATGGATGTTGGAGCTCTGTGCCTAAGCAAGCAG GTTTGCAAAGGTGTGGTAAGAGCTGCAGACTTAGGTGGATAAATTACTTAAGGCCTGATTTGAAGAGAGGTACATTCTCACAAGAAGAAGAGAATCTCATCATTGAGCTTCATGGAGTATTGGGCAATAG atGGTCGCAAATTGCGGCACAATTGCCAGGGAGGACCGACAATGAGATAAAGAATCTGTGGAATTCTTGCTTGAAGAAGAAGCTGAGGCAGAGAGGTATAGACCCTGTGACACACAAGAAGATTCCGGAGGCCGAGAACGGCAGCGAGGACAACGACAACAGAAACCAAGAAAAGGCAGCAGAAGCATCGTCCAATGAGTTGAACAAATCAGATGATGCAACCCCCTATGTGCTAAACAGAGCATCTTCAATGAGTTGCCATCATCACTCAGATTTCATGAGTGGTTTTCCAATTCAGATGATAAATcatgcatcatcatcatcagattcAAATTCAGTTAATTGGTATAGCCACAGTAGTGGAAGGCCTTTTGATATCAACACTGATTTTCCATTCAATACCACTTCTATTCTTACACCAACAACCGCAACCGCAACCAATTTATTTCTTCCTACTGATTCTAGTTTCCTTTACAagccttctttttcttcttcttcttccaactcTCCTGAAAATATCTCTAATACTACACCCTATGGATTGAAAGAGGAACAATACCAAATTCACATGAGCATAGAAGAGTTAGAAGAATTATCATCCAAATGGGATGAGTATTATTACTACCTTCATAACCCAGTCTCAATGCCTGCTTCTTCTGAATCATTTTGCAATGAAATGAAGCCAGATATACACTATTTGATACCTGATACACCAGGTCCCATTATGTTACCtcaccataataataataataccaagTTCCAAGAACCATCTCAAATGGCTAGTTTCTTTTCAAAGGACATTCAGAAGCTCACAGCAGCATTTGGACATATATAA
- the LOC140175080 gene encoding uncharacterized protein yields MASEANPTIDLQTLRSRLNQLNQMQLNSNRNQQNLALESVSPYFLHPRESLGTTLIAIELEHNNYQVWERAMWRALREKNKIMFINGLLRRPTQEDPLFDAWERCNTFVVSSINHSLSLNIAKSVLWINTVEELWRELKQRYCQGDMCKIAALEEEMFASKQGELSVTDYYTQLKTIWEELENFCPVPNCSRCIDMCTCELSIMRNYREESQVVRFLRGLSDQFATVRSQIMLMKPIPKLESVFASVLQQKNS; encoded by the coding sequence ATGGCATCAGAGGCGAATCCTACAATTGATCTGCAAACGCTGAGAAGTCGTCTGAATCAGCTAAATCAGATGCAGTTAAATTCAAATAGGAACCAGCAGAATCTAGCTTTAGAATCGGTAAGTCCGTATTTCTTGCATCCTAGAGAAAGTTTAGGAACAACCCTAATTGCTATTGAATTAGAGCACAACAATTATCAAGTATGGGAGAGAGCAATGTGGAGAGCGTTGAGAGAAAAGAACAAGATCATGTTCATAAATGGTTTACTTCGGCGACCAACACAAGAAGATCCACTGtttgatgcatgggagagatgcAATACATTCGTAGTTTCGTCGATTAATCACTCATTGAGTCTTAACATAGCTAAAAGTGTCCTTTGGATCAACACGGTGGAAGAACTATGGAGAGAACTGAAACAACGTTACTGCCAAGGAGACATGTGCAAGATTGCTGCGTTGGAAGAAGAGATGTTTGCAAGCAAGCAAGGAGAATTATCTGTGACAGATTATTACACGCAATTGAAAACAATCTGGGAAGAACTAGAGAACTTTTGTCCTGTACCAAACTGTTCAAGATGCATTGATATGTGCACTTGTGAGCTTAGTATCATGAGAAATTACAGAGAAGAATCCCAAGTGGTAAGGTTCTTGAGAGGATTAAGTGATCAATTCGCCACTGTGAGATCACAAATCATGCTGATGAAGCCAATACCGAAGCTAGAATCTGTGTTTGCCTCTGTTTTGCAGCAAAAAAACAGCTAA